A single genomic interval of Daucus carota subsp. sativus chromosome 1, DH1 v3.0, whole genome shotgun sequence harbors:
- the LOC135149906 gene encoding uncharacterized protein LOC135149906: protein MAETTDVEGVEGSPEARRSGLLEEEVTDGETPDVHSVSMQLERAKEIYREFGGIQDKPSKGEVILWCFYGLCSYFLHTVLIPILFPLIISQIFKVPEPKQGWEKSFEGFSCTKKDMQVYQGLTSKLISVSSLNFSALEWTSVSWFIGIILSAPVLGIISINLDYGTQPQLLAGAVTALGAIFCLPAGFFRTYWIFPPYIAAIVVAATVGTASHTRSLGLMVHGFIGSTIHKSEFTSRQRIASRLSLYATAAGSLGSVIFSAFTYHMLHGPDKFTSLWIVAIFSGLKWLTGVVHIFTANRPSGNSSISPSSVPRTYFVSIFHYPHAAGSLASVFLSSMVTMSIFTGGVLFLVGQLCLEPKTILFIWLTYFAFPLLSLPLLHPLQQFIRADAVKMQLLGFLLSTLITGFGLYYRHKNWQSQHVLFFTAVQSTATGVLHAFGRNLLLDCSPPGKEGAFAVWFSWVRALGTCAGFTLATAGAGTIGRPFGVAFCASIFGILVLIFSNISNFEGAVAAGNLSDHSDKDYENPDQTATA from the exons ATGGCAGAAACAACGGACGTGGAAGGAGTTGAAGGAAGTCCAGAGGCACGACGTTCTGGATTGTTAGAAGAGGAGGTAACAGATGGGGAGACACCAGACGTGCATAGCGTGAGTATGCAACTAGAGAGAGCTAAAGAAATCTACAGAGAATTTGGAGGAATTCAGGATAAACCTAGCAAGGGTGAAGTTATACTTTGGTGCTTCTATGGACTGTGTTCATATTTTCTTCACACTGTTCTTATTCCTATACTGTTTCCGCTTATTATAAGCCAGATTTTTAAAGTACCAGAGCCTAAGCAGGGGTGGGAGAAAAGCTTTGAAGGATTTAGTTGCACTAAAAAGGATATGCAAGT GTACCAAGGTCTGACATCAAAGTTGATTAGTGTTAGCAGTTTGAATTTCTCAGCATTAGAGTGGACATCAGTTTCATGGTTTATAGGGATAATCCTATCAGCTCCGGTCCTTGGCATCATCTCAATCAACCTTGACTATGGCACACAGCCTCAACTTCTAGCGGGAGCAGTGACAGCTCTGGGAGCCATATTCTGTCTCCCTGCTGGATTTTTTAGAACATATTGGATCTTCCCACCATACATTGCAGCCATTGTTGTAGCTGCAACTGTTGGCACCGCCTCCCACACACGTTCCCTTGGCCTCATGGTTCATGGTTTCATTGGCTCCACCATTCACAAAAGTGAATTCACATCAAGGCAAAGAATTGCAAGCCGGCTTTCCCTTTATGCCACTGCTGCTGGTTCTTTAGGTTCTGTCATTTTTTCCGCCTTCACATACCACATGCTTCATGGGCCAGATAAGTTCACAAGCTTATGGATTGTTGCTATTTTCAGTGGATTAAAGTGGCTCACAGGAGTAGTACACATCTTCACTGCTAATAGGCCTAGCGGGAATTCATCAATTTCTCCCAGCTCTGTTCCCAGAACATACTTTGTTTcaatttttcactatcctcatGCAGCTGGCAGTCTTGCAAGTGTTTTTCTTTCTTCCATGGTTACAATGTCCATATTTACAGGAGGTGTACTTTTTCTAGTAGGGCAACTTTGCTTGGAGCCAAAGACCATTTTGTTTATATGGTTAACATACTTTGCCTTCCCTTTATTATCCTTACCACTACTACATCCACTCCAACAATTCATTAGGGCAGACGCAGTAAAAATGCAGCTTCTAGGCTTTCTTCTTTCGACACTGATCACGGGGTTTGGGCTATACTATCGCCACAAGAACTGGCAGAGCCAACATGTGTTGTTCTTCACTGCAGTTCAAAGCACTGCTACCGGTGTCTTACATGCTTTTGGAAGAAATTTGTTGTTAGACTGTTCTCCCCCCGGAAAAGAAGGTGCATTCGCAGTGTGGTTTTCATGGGTGAGGGCTCTGGGAACATGTGCAGGTTTCACGCTTGCAACAGCTGGCGCTGGGACAATTGGAAGGCCATTCGGGGTTGCTTTCTGTGCTTCTATATTCGGAATCCTTGTACTCATATTTTCTAATATCAGTAACTTTGAAGGAGCTGTTGCAGCTGGAAATTTGAGTGACCACAGTGACAAGGATTATGAAAATCCAGACCAAACAGCCACAGCCTAA